One Vespula pensylvanica isolate Volc-1 chromosome 1, ASM1446617v1, whole genome shotgun sequence genomic region harbors:
- the LOC122628791 gene encoding stAR-related lipid transfer protein 7, mitochondrial-like, with the protein MYSWQLFNLMLKRVNFKYTNSNVNLSSFSRRFNTRIKFGGYRKRIDLWFKEQSTQVAKACTRQCEFIVAQRIRRSIQIFHLYTKIWDEVVLKEIIKSWRTRVIRNSRKFLVGTVGVSVYNWDLERISDEEVNSYRQEIESIYKLRDSTVICSKCHLRIVIDNGNKQEGIEYCKCDGVKINTNKDPSGWQPYIERQDMLIWRKEEEDTGLFAYKVYGSFSDVTAEDFLQVQIDIDYRKQWDITAHELQIIDTDPQSTKSKNHSTDIIYWEMIWPKLFANRDYVYQRKWVIDKDKRVVVIVSKGTNHPNAPIKPGTHRVRTYWSYMVIKPYKDFHQPGIEFSLTYFDDPGIRVPSAITAWVAVAGLSDFLTRMRQASKDYKKYKMNQNNVTSNNYSVMDQDNLTEYEDLHEGLIRTEEDKNLRGHEIVKEDNSEYEVIQPLEFMQSVKEKRDIEESNIEENEDKENVANPISQDKGGLLNYFFLSRLFA; encoded by the exons ATGTATTCGTGGCAACTATTCAATCTCATGTTAAAGCGggttaattttaaatatactaaTAGCAACGTCAACTTGTCTTCATTTTCTAGACGCTTTAATACTCGCATTAAATTTGGAGGTTATCGTAAAAGGATAGATTTGTGGTTTAAAGAGCAAAGCACACAGGTAGCGAAAGCATGCACCAGGCAATGCGAATTTATAGTAGCACAACGCATTAGACGAagtattcaaatatttcatctcTATACGAAAATATGGGACGAAGTGGttcttaaagaaattattaaatcatgGAGAACGCGAGTTATAAGAAATTCTCGAAAATTTTTAGTTGGTACCGTCGGAGTGAGTGTGTATAATTGGGACCTTGAAAGAATATCCGACGAGGAGGTCAATAg TTATAGGcaagaaatagaaagtatCTACAAATTGAGAGATTCTACTGTTATATGTTCAAAATGTCACCTGCGAATTGTAATTGACAATGGTAACAAACAAGAAGGAATAGAATATTGTAAATGTGATGGTgtcaaaataaatacaaataaagatC caaGCGGATGGCAACCATATATAGAACGTCAAGATATGTTGATttggagaaaagaggaagaagatacaGGTTTATTTGCATATAAAGTATATGGATCATTCTCAGATGTCACAGCTGAAGATTTTTTACAAGTACAAATTGATATAGACTATAGGAAACAATGGGATATAACTGCTCatgaattacaaattattgatACTGATCCACAGTCTACAAAATCTAAGAATCATAGTACTGATATTATATACTGGGAAATGATTTGGCCT aaaCTGTTCGCTAATCGAGATTATGTATATCAACGTAAATGGGTTATAGACAAAGATAAAAGGGTAGTAGTTATTGTTAGTAAAGGAACTAATCATCCAAATGCACCTATTAAGCCTGGAACTCACAG AGTAAGAACATACTGGTCATACATGGTGATTAAACCTTACAAGGATTTTCATCAGCCTGGTATCGAGTTTAGCTTAACTTACTTTGATGATCCTGGTATCAGAGTGCCATCAGCTATCACTGCATGGGTAGCAGTTGCAG GGTTATCAGATTTTTTAACTCGTATGAGACAAGCATCGaaagattacaaaaaatataaaatgaaccAAAACAATGTGACATCGAATAATTATAGTGTAATGGATCAAGATAATCTTACTGAATATGAAGATCTACACGAAGGTTTGATTAGAacagaagaagataaaaatttaagagGACATGAGAttgtaaaagaagataattcaGAATATGAAGTTATTCAACCATTAGAATTTATGCAATCTGTGAAGGAAAAACGTGATATAGAAGAAAgtaatatagaagaaaacgaagacaaagaaaatgtTGCTAATCCAATATCTCAAGATAAAGGAGGTTTATTAAACTACTTTTTTCTAAGTAGATTATTTGCGTGA
- the LOC122627512 gene encoding phosphomevalonate kinase isoform X2, whose protein sequence is MGNESAEKISLQISYTQGDHESVIIKLSGPIKTYWSKNAGLDLNKLLDASEYKEQYRHEMVKWSESIRKKDNGYFCRAAIDMYNARDKPIWIVSDTRRKTDIQWFKENYTDLCKTIRIITKPEIREQRGWQFVANIDDAETECDLDNFDSWDLQVENNDNDIETVLQQVLKLIS, encoded by the exons A tGGGAAACGAAAGTGCGGAAAAGATTTCATTACAGATATCTTACACACAAG GTGATCATGAAagtgtaattataaaattatcaggACCAATAAAAACTTACTGGTCAAAAAATGCAGGccttgatttaaataaattattagatgCTAGCGAATATAAGGAACAGTATCGTCATGAAATGGTCAAATGGAGTGaatctataagaaaaaaagataatggatATTTTTGTCGTGCTGCTATTGACATGTATAATG CACGTGATAAACCAATCTGGATAGTAAGCGATACTCGTAGAAAAACTGATATTCAAtggtttaaagaaaattatacagaTCTTTGCAAAACAATCCGCATAATTACTAAACCAGAAATAAGAGAACAACGTGGATGGCAATTTGTAGCAA atattgaTGATGCAGAAACAGAATGCGATCTGGATAATTTTGATAGCTGGGATTTACAAGTtgagaataatgataatgatatagaAACTGTCTTACAAcaagtattaaaattaatcagtTAA
- the LOC122627512 gene encoding phosphomevalonate kinase isoform X1, translated as MATIANMVDHSTAHSFENSKKPKYILLFSGKRKCGKDFITDILHTRLGDHESVIIKLSGPIKTYWSKNAGLDLNKLLDASEYKEQYRHEMVKWSESIRKKDNGYFCRAAIDMYNARDKPIWIVSDTRRKTDIQWFKENYTDLCKTIRIITKPEIREQRGWQFVANIDDAETECDLDNFDSWDLQVENNDNDIETVLQQVLKLIS; from the exons ATGGCTACGATAGCGAACATGGTGGATCATAGTACAGCGCATAGTttcgaaaattcaaaaaaacccaaatatattttactttttagtGGGAAACGAAAGTGCGGAAAAGATTTCATTACAGATATCTTACACACAAG ATTAGGTGATCATGAAagtgtaattataaaattatcaggACCAATAAAAACTTACTGGTCAAAAAATGCAGGccttgatttaaataaattattagatgCTAGCGAATATAAGGAACAGTATCGTCATGAAATGGTCAAATGGAGTGaatctataagaaaaaaagataatggatATTTTTGTCGTGCTGCTATTGACATGTATAATG CACGTGATAAACCAATCTGGATAGTAAGCGATACTCGTAGAAAAACTGATATTCAAtggtttaaagaaaattatacagaTCTTTGCAAAACAATCCGCATAATTACTAAACCAGAAATAAGAGAACAACGTGGATGGCAATTTGTAGCAA atattgaTGATGCAGAAACAGAATGCGATCTGGATAATTTTGATAGCTGGGATTTACAAGTtgagaataatgataatgatatagaAACTGTCTTACAAcaagtattaaaattaatcagtTAA
- the LOC122627522 gene encoding 60S ribosomal protein L29, with the protein MAKSKNHTNHNQNRKAHRNGIKKPKRYRHESTLGMDLKFLRNQRFAKKHNLKPQAQLKRAEKRKALREAKK; encoded by the exons atggctAAGTCAAAGAATCACACTAATCATAATCAAA ataGAAAAGCACATCGCAATGGTATTAAAAAACCTAAGCGTTATAGGCATGAATCTACGCTAGGA ATGGACTTAAAGTTCTTGAGGAATCAACGATTCGCAAAGAAACACAATCTTAAGCCGCAGGCTCAATTGAAGAGGGCAGAAAAGCGAAAAGCTCTTCGTGAAGCTAAGAAATAA
- the LOC122628797 gene encoding DNA-directed primase/polymerase protein-like, protein MNVLNPEQFYGQNMAKLQAIDRRKKLKNKLNINYCRKMPDHILGPTQFWAEFYKQAEALAVASKHANDNEMLCTFVYQQDNGIRKFVVAHPEVYWWYYKDRPPESRCSYEVIPERAPCWLYVDLEFLFELNPKSNGSRMTNTLIDILCAFILKEWHLPCNKSNIINLDSTNNEKFSRHLIFAIKDVAFKDNFHVGRFMKYVCTEITNYLNNTETQHDVLSTFNKINVEELFIYINTKNERKLFIDVGVYTKNRHFRIYKSTKWGKQSYLEISSDSKYILPNMYKEQELEFFINSLVAYFPRKKDLVLLEFANDEARVIRHSNKEQAQQMNITSHNTSSQYPEIDKYILNIIKPGKIRLCRYNERLRTLIYEIVGYRYCENIGRWHKSNNIYWIVDLTKQVMYQKCHDENCSDFISSPKKLPEEINFQLDSEDEIFISCAILAEEIYFYDDCLTEVTNM, encoded by the exons atgaacgTGTTGAATCCAGAACAGTTTTATGGTCAAAATATGGCTAAATTACAAGCCattgatagaagaaagaaattaaaaaacaaattgaacaTAAATTATTGTAGGAAAATGCCTGATCATATTTTGGGTCCAACACAATTTTGGGctgaattttataaacaagCAGAAGCACTTGCTGTAGCCAGTAAACATGCCAATGATAATGAAATGCTTTGTACGTTTGTGTATCAACAGGATAATGGAATTAGAAAATTCGTTGTAGCTCATCCCGAAGTTTATTGGTGGTATTATAAAGATAGACCTCCTGAATCAAGATGTTCTTACGAG gtTATACCAGAAAGAGCTCCGTGTTGGTTATATGTAGACTTAGAGTTTTTATTCGAACTGAATCCTAAAAGTAATGGTTCACGTATGACTAACACACTTATTGATATTTTGTGtgcatttatattaaaagaatggCATCTTCCGTGcaataaatctaatattattaatttggaTTCTacaaacaatgaaaaatttagtAGACATTTAATATTTGCTATCAAAGATGTTgcttttaaagataattttcatGTTGGAAGATTTATGAAATATGTTTGTACAGAAATAACaaactatttaaataatactgaAACACAACACGACGTTTTAagtacttttaataaaattaatgttgaagagttatttatatatattaatacgaaaaatgaaagaaaattgtttattgATGTTGGagtttatacaaaaaatagacatttcagaatatataaatctacCAAATGGGGTAAACAGTCTTATTTGGAAATTTCATCTGATTCTAAATACATATTACCAAATATGTACAAAGAACAAgagttagaattttttattaattctttggTAGCttattttccaagaaaaaaagatcttgtTTTACTTGAGTTTGCTAATGACGAAGCACGGGTTATAAGACACTCTAACAAAGAACAAGCGCAACAAATGAACATAACAAGTCATAATACATCATCACAGTATCctgaaattgataaatatatattaaatatcattaaaccAGGAAAAATACGTCTATGTAGATATAACGAACGATTGAGAACATTGATATATGAAATCGTTGGTTACAG gTATTGTGAAAATATAGGTAGATGGcacaaaagtaataatatctattggATCGTTGACTTAACTAAACAAGTTATGTATCAGAAATGTCATGATGAAAATTGTTCTGATTTCATATCTAGTCCTAAAAAGCTTCCTGAAGAAATCAATTTCCAATTGGATTCAgaagatgaaatatttatttcttgtgCTATATTAgcagaagaaatatatttttatgatgaCTGTTTAACTGAAGTAACAAACATgtaa
- the LOC122627501 gene encoding heme oxygenase 1 isoform X1 codes for MTDKEEDTFCKKMRKATREIHAISDALVNAKLAFVGFLDDSVWADGLLVFYEIFRYLEGAMIRLKNTKIGLLRLTELQRTEAFEQDLEYYLGKGWMKNYSPRDSVIKYLMRLREIEDTEPALLMAYIYHLYMGLLSGGIILRRKRQLMQKISLFKEITSSGNNITDFGNHSIFELKHDLRETMNKIAETLDEDTKNKLIEESKIVYALNNEIIRSVRGAGTVIFKKIFYFISALILILIVFLVFFK; via the exons ATGACggacaaagaagaagatacgTTCTGTAAAAAAATGCGAAAAGCTACAAGAGAAATTCATGCTATCAGTGATGCTTTGGTAAACGCAAAATTAGCATTCG TAGGATTTCTCGATGACTCTGTATGGGCTGATGGTCTTCTGGTCTTCTACGAAATTTTCCGCTACTTAGAAGGTGCAATGATTAGattaaaaaacacaaaaattgGATTATTACGACTTACCGAGTTACAGCGTACCGAGGCTTTTGAACAAGATCTTGAATACTATTTGGGAAAGGGATGGATGAAAAACTATAGTCCTAG AGACAGCGTTATTAAATACCTGATGCGTTTAAGAGAGATCGAAGATACCGAGCCCGCTTTACTCATGGcatatatttatcatctttATATGGGTCTTCTTAGCGGAGGAATTATTTTGCGAAGGAAAAGGCAACTTATGCAAAAGATTTcactttttaaagaaataactaGTAGTGGCAATAATATCACGGACTTTGGAAATCATAGCATTTTTGAATTAAAACATGATTTGCGTGAAACGATGAATAAAATAGCTGAAACATTGGATGAAGATACTAAAAATAAACTCattgaagaaagtaaaatagttTATGCCTTAAACAATGAGATTATTAGAAGTGTACGTGGTGCAGGCACTGTtatcttcaaaaaaatattttatttcattagtGCACTCATACTTATTTTAATTGTCTTCCTagtcttttttaaataa
- the LOC122627493 gene encoding m7GpppN-mRNA hydrolase encodes MVEHSIPSDILDDLSSRFIINVPEEERKDLVRICFQIELAHWFYLDFYCIEENPKLKTCSMKEFATHIFQHIPFLKPHVANIDTVLEQWREYKQNVPTFGAIVLNEDLTKVLLVQSYWAKSSWGFPKGKVNEDEDPSHCAVREVLEETGFDISNLIDKDEYIESVVNDQIVRLYIISGVQKDTKFQPKTRKEIKNVEWFSLADLPSNKKDMTPKVKMGVGPNAFFMVVPFVKKMKRWVQEKQQREKNFITTRRYRHKSLGDVESISKSKRQQQLFSQTVQNEVLDFKSVRQSNTSPARSRRSLYDNRNALSKAAFKRNLFGEQSGDRSPFTLAKQLTDSPQGPQSYSFLNDPAIQSVKCNDFNYKGRKSEEGIKGLPEGNIKSLLFGEAARKLKMDFKTIPPPFTNMECNIPTFPPPIRFRLHEYSSELCSKIWIHFKFDKQAILNCL; translated from the exons ATGGTTGAACATTCAATTCCTTCCGATATTCTCGATGACCTTAGTAG tcggtttattattaatgtacctgaagaagaaaggaaagatttaGTTCGAATATGCTTTCAAATAGAACTTGCTCATTGGTTTTACTTAGATTTTTATTGCATAGAAGAAAATCCAAAATTAAAAACATGTAGTATGAAGGAATTCGCTACACATATTTTTCAACACATTCCATTTTTAAAGCCACATGTTGCAAATATAGATACGGTTCTAGAACAATGGAgagaatataaacaaaatgttCCAACATTTGGTGCAATTGTTTTAAATGAGGATTTAACAAAAGTATTATTAGTACAAAGTTATTGGGCTAAAAGTAGTTGGGGCTTTCCAAAAGGCAAAGTAAATGAAGATGAAGACCCTTCGCATTGTGCTGTTCGGGAAGTATTGGAAGAAACTGGCTttgatatatcaaatttaatagataaagaCGAATATATAGAATCTGTTGTAAATGACCAAATTgttcgattatatataatatcaggTGTACAAAAGGATACCAAGTTTCAACCTAAaactagaaaagaaataaagaatgttGAATGGTTTTCTCTGGCTGATTTGcctagtaataaaaaagatatgacaCCCAAAGTAAAGATGGGAGTTGGACCAAATGCATTTTTTATGGTTGTTCCGTTTGTTAA GAAAATGAAACGTTGGGTACAAGAGAAGCAGCAgcgtgaaaaaaattttattacaactaGGAGATATAGGCATAAGTCATTGGGAGATGTTGAATCAATTTCTAAAAGTAAACGGCAACAACAGTTATTTTCTCAAACGGTTCAa AATGAGGTCCTAGATTTTAAAAGCGTTCGACAATCAAATACTTCGCCAGCTAGGAGTCGTCGTAGCTTATATGATAATAGAAATGCCTTATCAAAAGCTGCATTTAAACGCAATTTGTTTGGTGAACAAAGTGGCGATCGTTCGCCATTTACTTTAGCTAAACAGTTGACGGATAGTCCACAGGGTCCACAgtcatattcatttttaaatgacCCTGCCATTCAATCGGTTAAGtgtaatgattttaattataaaggaagaaaatctgAAGAAGGAATTAAAG GTTTACCAGAAGGAAATatcaaatcattattatttggtGAAGCTGctcgtaaattaaaaatggatTTTAAAACAATACCTCCTCCATTTACGAATATGGAATGTAATATTCCAACGTTTCCACCGCCAATTCGCTTTAGGTTACATGAATATTCATCAGAATTATGTTCTAAAATTTGGATAcattttaaatttgataaacaGGCAATTCTGAATTGCTTGTAA
- the LOC122633232 gene encoding P cell-type agglutination protein map4-like — protein sequence MWRIICLVTTFLTFGYGFSDPSDNTSEAFPLEYELEIQDSYTFHLFKCEEAGNFPHPLNCKLFYECSLYKHGRYRRFLRKCKIGFVFSTNLGKCTYPQESGRSECIGKGILTTPSPPTKRPSSKITKVPTHRTTTRKNKTHLKTTILPTLPPKIECLAEGFMAHPTDCAKYYVCIARIDNTFQVFEMKCKLGTIWDREKEICSHRWKVRNPRCGPYITDEPTTRSTKDVTKSTQRSTHKLITEILTSTSIQQTTGLTTGIVTQTSPHSVDTEATVTIPPSSTDARTDKSTEPVTQTTESSTPKPMTETITHSSVKPSTTLSTSPSTKVDTETRSPSSAESSTDLLIGTSTESLTEIADVSTSTPVTQKGSSSSEESSTDRASSTKIDPSVEPSTKSLTSTSTPVGTITAKSSTLTTVTEAVTSSSVKPATDLLVGTSTESVTGTSGLSTSTSEKETVRPSSVEPSTDLLTSTSTSAGTVTVEHSTLPPVTQTVTSSSLKPATDLLVGTTTESVTGTSGLSKSTPESETLRPSSLEPSTDLLTSTSTPRSTVTVEHSTLIPVTQTVTSSLETSTYLSTASNTNPLTETADPSTHSPVTETRSSSSINSSTAPSRSTTSESVPETTDLTTHISLTESGFTTSPESSTNLISVSTVGTISSTIESSTNLNSVKLSSTSESPMDKTVCTTLGFFPNPNDCSKFFRCVQVDDVFTRIDFVCPDETVWDQELLRCNSVSVSHSNCKNSPPDIDDEPDMSGDDNMCPIGKLSGDQIALVCPTGFRKHPKYCNIFYQCTSESNLDINIALFACPEGTIYNHNEMQCVFASTANYRMFGCKNVLLNPMANLVPILTVPSTQLCPSEGSFSYHPGCSNAYFKCKRNRKGLLQGYLYKCPVDYVFSPFSRTCEPAKYFPLCLNPTQNFQTNSSSSGLYLTHHNIFYIGKQLS from the exons atGTGGAGGATCATCTGCCTTGTAACTACTTTTTTAACGTTCGGATACGGTTTTTCTGATCCATCTGACAATACCTCTGAAGCTTTTCCATTGGAATACG AACTTGAAATACAAGATAGTTACACCTTCCATTTGTTCAAATGCGAGGAAGCGGGTAACTTTCCTCATCCTCTCAATTGCAAATTGTTTTATGAGTGTAGTTTATACAAGCATGGACGTTACCGTCGTTTCCTTCGTAAATGCAAGATAGGATTTGTCTTTTCGACAAATTTAGGTAAATGTACTTATCCTCAAGAAAGTGGGAGATCAGAATGCATTGGTAAAGGAATCTTAACGACACCATCACCGCCTACAA AACGTCCTTCATCTAAAATAACTAAAGTGCCCACCCATCGAACTACTACACGCAAAAATAAAACGCATTTAAAAACTACTATCCTACCGACTTTGCCACCGAAAATAGAGTGCCTTGCGGAAGGTTTCATGGCACATCCTACGGACTGTGcgaaatattatgtatgtattgcgCGAATCGATAATACATTTCAAGTCTTTGAAATGAAATGTAAACTCGGGACAATATGGgatcgagaaaaggaaatttgcAGCCATCGTTGGAAAGTACGAAACCCTCGTTGTGGCCCATATATTACAg ATGAACCAACTACTAGAAGTACTAAGGATGTTACCAAGTCTACACAGCGTTCTACACATAAGCTAATAACTGAAATTCTTACCTCTACATCGATTCAACAAACAACAG GTTTAACTACTGGAATTGTTACTCAAACATCACCGCATTCTGTAGATACAGAAGCAACTGTAACAATTCCACCTTCCTCGACAGATGCAAGAACTGATAAAAGTACTGAACCTGTTACTCAGACCACAGAATCATCAACACCTAAACCAATGACTGAGACAATTACACATTCATCGGTTAAACCATCGACAACCCTATCAACCAGCCCGAGTACTAAAGTCGATACAGAAACTAGATCGCCTTCATCGGCTGAATCCTCCACAGATCTATTAATTGGGACAAGTACTGAATCTTTAACAGAGATTGCAGATGTGTCAACAAGTACACCAGTAACTCAAAAAGGTTCTTCTTCATCAGAGGAATCATCGACAGATCGAGCGTCTAGCACAAAAATTGATCCTTCAGTAGAACCATCGACAAAATCATTGACAAGTACAAGTACTCCAGTTGGCACGATAACGGCAAAGTCTTCTACACTTACAACAGTAACAGAAGCTGTAACGTCTTCATCCGTTAAGCCAGCAACAGATCTACTAGTTGGAACAAGTACTGAAA GTGTTACCGGAACTTCTGGTCTTTCAACGAGTACATCAGAAAAGGAAACAGTTCGTCCTTCT TCGGTTGAGCCATCCACCGATCTATTGACTAGTACAAGTACTTCTGCAG GCACTGTAACAGTTGAACATTCGACACTTCCCCCAGTAACACAAACAGTAACGTCTTCATCCTTAAAACCGGCTACAGATCTACTAGTTGGAACAACTACTGAAAGTGTTACCGGAACTTCTGGTCTTTCAAAGAGTACACCGGAAAGTGAGACCCTTCGTCCTTCTTCACTTGAGCCATCCACCGATCTGTTGACGAGTACAAGTACTCCAAGAAGTACTGTAACTGTTGAGCATTCTACACTTATACCAGTAACACAAACAGTAACGTCTTCGTTAGAAACATCGACATATCTATCAACAGCTTCTAATACAAACCCTCTTACTGAAACTGCTGATCCGTCAACACATTCACCAGTAACTGAGACTCGTTCGTCTTCCTCCATTAATTCATCTACGGCTCCTTCTAGAAGTACGACTTCTGAGAGTGTTCCCGAAACGACAGATCTTACTACACATATATCTTTAACCGAATCTGGCTTTACTACATCTCCTGAATCTTCAACGAATTTAATATCTGTTTCAACTGTTGGAACCATATCTTCTACTATAGAATCTTCGACTAATCTTAACTCTGTGAAACTATCATCTACTTCAGAATCTCCTATGGATAAAACAGTATGCACAACCCTTGGTTTCTTCCCGAATCCCAATGATTGCTCTAAGTTCTTCAGATGTGTCCAAGTTGACGATGTATTTACTAGAATCGATTTCGTTTGTCCCGATGAAACTGTTTGGGATCAAGAATTGTTACGTTGCAATTCTGTGTCTGTATCACATTCCAATTGTAAGAATAGTCCACCAGATATAGATGATGAACCTGATATGTCAGGGGACGATAACATGTGTCCTATTGGAAAATTATCTGGTGATCAAATAGCACTTGTTTGTCCTACAGGATTTCGAAAACATCcgaaatattgtaatattttctatcaatgCACATCTGAAAGTAATTTGGACATTAATATTGCCTTGTTTGCATGTCCCGAAGGTACGATTTACAATCACAATGAAATGCAATGTGTTTTCGCAAGTACGGCTAATTATCGTATGTTTGGCTGTAAGAATGTTCTTTTAAATCCAATGGCTAACTTAGTTCCTATC ttgACCGTTCCATCTACACAGCTTTGTCCATCCGAAGGCTCGTTCTCATATCATCCAGGTTGTTCAAATGCATACTTCAAATGCAAACGCAATCGAAAAGGCTTACTACAAGGCTATCTCTATAAATGTCCTGTTGATTACGTGTTCTCTCCGTTTTCAAGAACTTGCGAACCAGCAAAATATTTTCCACTTTGTTTAAATCCTACTCagaattttcaaacgaattcatCCTCTAGTGGTTTATATTTGACCCATCATAACATCTTTTATATTGGAAAACAATTAtcttag
- the LOC122637582 gene encoding adipokinetic prohormone type 3-like — protein MYSKSRSNVVTAILLVSLILLTSLHETEGQVNFSTGWGKRNQNIPTSNTNNPRCMPQQARPSLEQLLNLYNFIQIEAQKIVDRQKLNK, from the exons AT gTATTCCAAGAGCCGATCGAACGTCGTTACCGCAATATTGCTCGTCTCTTTGATTCTTTTGACTTCTCTTCACGAGACGGAAGGGCAAGTGAATTTTTCGACAGGCTGGGgcaaaagaaatcaaaatattcCAACTAGTAATACAAATAATCCGAGGTGTATGCCACAACAGGCCAGACCATCCTTGGAACAATTGCtcaatttgtataattttattcag attGAGGCGCAAAAGATCGTAGACCGtcaaaaattaaacaaatga
- the LOC122627501 gene encoding heme oxygenase 1 isoform X2 produces MTDKEEDTFCKKMRKATREIHAISDALVNAKLAFGFLDDSVWADGLLVFYEIFRYLEGAMIRLKNTKIGLLRLTELQRTEAFEQDLEYYLGKGWMKNYSPRDSVIKYLMRLREIEDTEPALLMAYIYHLYMGLLSGGIILRRKRQLMQKISLFKEITSSGNNITDFGNHSIFELKHDLRETMNKIAETLDEDTKNKLIEESKIVYALNNEIIRSVRGAGTVIFKKIFYFISALILILIVFLVFFK; encoded by the exons ATGACggacaaagaagaagatacgTTCTGTAAAAAAATGCGAAAAGCTACAAGAGAAATTCATGCTATCAGTGATGCTTTGGTAAACGCAAAATTAGCATTCG GATTTCTCGATGACTCTGTATGGGCTGATGGTCTTCTGGTCTTCTACGAAATTTTCCGCTACTTAGAAGGTGCAATGATTAGattaaaaaacacaaaaattgGATTATTACGACTTACCGAGTTACAGCGTACCGAGGCTTTTGAACAAGATCTTGAATACTATTTGGGAAAGGGATGGATGAAAAACTATAGTCCTAG AGACAGCGTTATTAAATACCTGATGCGTTTAAGAGAGATCGAAGATACCGAGCCCGCTTTACTCATGGcatatatttatcatctttATATGGGTCTTCTTAGCGGAGGAATTATTTTGCGAAGGAAAAGGCAACTTATGCAAAAGATTTcactttttaaagaaataactaGTAGTGGCAATAATATCACGGACTTTGGAAATCATAGCATTTTTGAATTAAAACATGATTTGCGTGAAACGATGAATAAAATAGCTGAAACATTGGATGAAGATACTAAAAATAAACTCattgaagaaagtaaaatagttTATGCCTTAAACAATGAGATTATTAGAAGTGTACGTGGTGCAGGCACTGTtatcttcaaaaaaatattttatttcattagtGCACTCATACTTATTTTAATTGTCTTCCTagtcttttttaaataa